From Butyrivibrio proteoclasticus B316, the proteins below share one genomic window:
- a CDS encoding tyrosine-type recombinase/integrase yields MMINYKTIEYRDKMAEQYNRKIHDLLAELPQYCSDYELYARKKNSIKTRVEYLTDITNFFRYLVSVNPMVKAPKDVTTDILEKLNGFDWDQYMDWLSNYKFDKKDETEKIKTNTNASKKRKMMAIRSLYHFLYVRDYIACNPTEKAELPTVKNKKRGDIAILEDEQCRLFLAEIDKKYDEAREYLETAPKDEQTKKDKLRPYLALRDKAIVYMILGTGLRVSELCAINCANISYQLSYINVYRKGDGDSKETTDEVYLSDEVMGILLDYINIARDQIGANEENYDALFLSSLHRRMTPRAIELMVKEYADKALGTDNNVHPHTLRATFGTRYYRKWKDISATSTVMNHSGIEITAQYYVKEDAKAKMKVQELKVLEDEV; encoded by the coding sequence ATGATGATTAACTACAAGACTATCGAATATAGAGACAAAATGGCTGAACAATACAATAGGAAAATACATGACCTTTTGGCAGAACTACCTCAGTATTGTAGCGACTATGAGTTGTATGCCAGGAAAAAGAATTCAATAAAGACCCGCGTGGAATATCTGACCGATATCACCAATTTCTTCAGATATCTTGTTAGCGTAAATCCAATGGTTAAGGCACCTAAAGATGTTACAACGGATATCCTTGAAAAACTCAATGGTTTTGACTGGGATCAGTATATGGATTGGCTTTCAAATTACAAATTTGATAAAAAAGATGAAACCGAAAAAATAAAGACCAACACAAATGCCTCCAAGAAAAGAAAAATGATGGCCATCAGATCCTTATATCATTTTCTTTATGTCAGGGATTATATTGCATGCAATCCAACAGAAAAGGCGGAACTTCCTACAGTAAAAAACAAAAAACGCGGTGATATCGCCATTTTAGAGGATGAGCAATGTAGGCTCTTTTTAGCTGAGATTGATAAAAAGTATGACGAAGCCAGGGAATATCTTGAGACAGCACCTAAAGACGAACAGACTAAAAAAGATAAATTAAGGCCATATTTGGCGCTAAGAGACAAGGCCATTGTTTACATGATCCTTGGCACAGGACTTCGTGTATCAGAGTTGTGTGCCATAAACTGCGCTAATATCTCCTACCAGCTAAGTTACATTAACGTATATAGGAAAGGTGACGGAGATTCTAAAGAAACTACGGATGAAGTATATCTTTCAGATGAAGTTATGGGAATCCTTCTTGATTACATTAATATCGCAAGAGACCAAATCGGAGCAAATGAAGAGAACTATGATGCCCTCTTCTTAAGCTCTCTCCATCGCAGAATGACTCCAAGAGCTATTGAACTCATGGTAAAAGAATACGCTGATAAGGCGCTCGGAACCGACAATAATGTACATCCTCACACCCTTAGAGCAACCTTTGGGACCAGATACTACAGGAAATGGAAGGATATCTCTGCTACTTCTACCGTAATGAATCACAGCGGAATCGAGATTACAGCCCAGTACTACGTAAAAGAGGATGCTAAGGCCAAGATGAAAGTTCAAGAATTGAAGGTTTTGGAGGATGAAGTATGA
- a CDS encoding protein kinase domain-containing protein, whose protein sequence is MDYLLRGDKDSYRIVDHIGDGSSCLVYKCESLKDHSLYIVKEFYPSYLNLTRNLDTGWISCKEDDKEDYAAGLLRFNNSIRIQKALRTRDNKVFVIHDDFEQNGTKYVAVAIYEGDIYLHNENMSLYERMQFCLSVAEHVKKCHAAGYLCLDIKPDNIFHIPDTAEFAMFFDFDSLIRIEDVESSHIIYYSERWAAPEQLRSLSNMITKQTDIYLLGELLFWSLFNRNSTHKEHRSFSVYNFKEAYQWEQLTKAAMSLITKILHSTIRSSSQNRYGAVEDFISDLGELIKEINPDRNGLQGDSRGIHQRNGLVGRSEEIQNLRSLALKSHVTYVYGSAGIGKSETLHKYIYDYYDDYSKVFFLTCSDGIIEAISNNESLIKGFTRHGDEEITAFCSRKIKRIKELCTETCLFVLDDFQVDYSNVDEVEAWEHFQEISGNIIVSARFQPEDMCSCAIKIDELTTNDLINLYYVYFCKDFVAFDDNIKDYQTVETIVNKAERNTYIIKLLAKYARQNGYCPDALLKRILKDGLFELDETVVCGDKEKTILKYTGQMLRLEQLSYEGKVILAILSLMPPEGVSKHVILKILGQNSKRVLNDLIELGLVDEDNELNVRIHSLSAQVIIAEIKDNDNIMMHLGDILKESVFLFSESTIDEVLKEEKIRIRISFAKHCMSYGLKSNSIAEFLVASFWFNKTYGNPLDHLDYLEYALSNIFESEDINQAEFELWREIAYLLFCNYSLYLPFDDSDFEFHKKLATEHGENLLAYAWLNTQVITKHGPYDVAVQEFYKKKAIENPSAIPLSSLSDKQLIFCIMAETIPFIIERYSFSHTLGEWDNECIDAAMELRKSYYPEDYMIQEHPHSLGEAASVAFYTVNRFYVLRDEIICMICLNKFCDAITFMNDWIESCKLSKADIRYSDIHKLKGYCYFSLEQYEDALSEYKALQDEIKAFNRIPDDYFYTQPKYLLSLCRCGDQSEALSRMQDFANILNDYIGIIDTVEWETLVRIFHAILFLCTDTFHYRSGYLAEAREGLVSTREILSKTDDRIKLKDEYLAYCIVLQGDVESELGNKSTAKKFYDEAYRFTASHFGNDHPRTLQCKKKLGILR, encoded by the coding sequence GTGGATTATCTACTCCGGGGAGATAAGGATAGTTATAGGATTGTTGATCATATAGGAGATGGCTCATCATGTCTTGTGTATAAGTGTGAGAGTTTAAAAGATCACTCATTATATATTGTAAAAGAGTTTTATCCTAGTTATCTTAATTTGACAAGAAATCTTGATACTGGATGGATATCATGTAAAGAAGACGACAAGGAAGACTATGCGGCTGGACTTTTAAGGTTTAATAACTCAATTAGAATTCAAAAAGCATTACGCACTAGAGATAACAAAGTATTCGTAATTCATGACGACTTTGAACAAAATGGAACAAAGTACGTTGCAGTAGCAATATACGAAGGCGATATTTATTTGCATAATGAAAATATGAGCTTATATGAAAGGATGCAATTTTGCCTGTCGGTTGCTGAGCATGTAAAAAAGTGCCACGCTGCAGGATATTTATGTCTTGATATTAAACCGGATAATATTTTCCACATTCCCGATACAGCAGAGTTCGCTATGTTCTTTGATTTTGATAGTCTGATTAGAATTGAGGATGTAGAATCTTCGCATATTATTTACTATTCCGAGAGATGGGCTGCTCCAGAACAACTTCGTTCATTATCAAATATGATTACAAAGCAGACGGATATATACTTATTAGGAGAGCTTTTGTTTTGGTCACTTTTTAATCGCAATTCAACGCATAAAGAACATAGGTCATTCTCTGTATATAACTTTAAAGAAGCTTATCAGTGGGAGCAGTTAACAAAGGCAGCAATGAGTTTGATAACTAAAATATTACACTCTACGATCCGGTCTTCTTCCCAAAATAGGTATGGCGCTGTTGAAGACTTTATTTCAGATTTAGGAGAATTGATTAAAGAGATTAATCCTGACAGGAATGGATTGCAGGGAGATAGCCGTGGAATACATCAAAGAAACGGATTAGTTGGCAGATCTGAGGAGATTCAGAATCTTCGTTCTTTAGCTTTGAAGTCTCATGTTACGTATGTTTATGGCTCCGCTGGAATTGGAAAAAGTGAAACGCTTCATAAGTACATCTATGATTACTACGACGACTATAGCAAGGTCTTTTTTCTTACATGCTCTGATGGAATAATCGAGGCTATAAGTAATAATGAAAGCTTAATAAAAGGGTTTACGCGTCATGGTGACGAAGAGATAACAGCTTTCTGCAGTAGAAAGATTAAAAGAATAAAGGAACTATGCACAGAGACTTGCTTGTTCGTTTTGGACGATTTCCAAGTCGATTATTCTAACGTAGATGAAGTTGAGGCATGGGAACATTTCCAAGAAATATCAGGAAATATCATTGTCTCAGCTAGATTTCAACCAGAAGATATGTGTTCTTGCGCAATTAAGATTGATGAGTTAACGACAAATGATCTTATTAATTTATATTATGTCTACTTTTGTAAAGATTTTGTAGCCTTTGATGACAATATAAAAGATTATCAAACAGTCGAAACAATTGTAAACAAAGCAGAACGAAATACTTATATTATTAAATTGCTGGCAAAGTATGCTAGGCAAAATGGTTATTGTCCAGATGCGCTGTTAAAACGAATCTTAAAAGACGGTCTATTTGAGCTTGATGAAACGGTAGTATGTGGAGATAAGGAAAAAACGATTCTTAAGTATACTGGTCAAATGCTTAGACTTGAACAGCTTTCATATGAAGGCAAAGTAATCCTTGCAATTCTTTCTCTTATGCCACCAGAAGGAGTTAGCAAGCATGTAATTCTGAAAATTCTTGGACAGAATAGCAAGAGAGTTTTAAATGATTTGATTGAACTAGGACTTGTAGATGAGGACAACGAATTAAATGTACGCATCCATTCCTTGTCAGCTCAAGTAATAATCGCCGAAATAAAAGACAATGATAATATTATGATGCATCTCGGGGATATACTAAAAGAGAGTGTTTTCTTATTCTCTGAGTCAACTATAGATGAGGTTTTGAAGGAAGAAAAAATTAGAATCAGAATATCTTTTGCAAAGCATTGTATGAGTTATGGCTTGAAGAGTAATTCTATTGCGGAGTTTTTGGTTGCATCATTTTGGTTCAATAAGACATACGGTAATCCACTTGATCATTTGGATTATTTAGAGTATGCACTTTCAAATATTTTTGAAAGTGAGGATATTAATCAAGCAGAATTTGAGCTTTGGCGTGAAATTGCATATTTATTATTTTGCAATTACTCGTTATATTTACCTTTTGATGATTCGGATTTTGAGTTCCATAAAAAGCTTGCAACTGAACATGGCGAGAACTTGTTGGCTTACGCATGGCTGAACACCCAGGTTATTACCAAGCATGGTCCTTACGATGTGGCAGTACAGGAATTTTACAAAAAGAAAGCGATAGAGAATCCTTCAGCAATTCCATTATCGAGCTTGTCTGACAAGCAGCTCATTTTTTGTATTATGGCAGAAACAATACCATTCATAATAGAAAGATATTCGTTTAGCCATACTCTGGGAGAATGGGATAATGAATGCATAGATGCTGCTATGGAACTTAGAAAGAGTTATTATCCAGAAGACTATATGATCCAGGAGCACCCCCATAGCCTTGGGGAAGCTGCTAGTGTTGCCTTCTATACCGTTAATCGGTTTTATGTTCTTCGTGACGAAATCATATGTATGATCTGTCTGAATAAATTTTGTGATGCAATTACGTTTATGAATGATTGGATAGAAAGCTGTAAGTTATCGAAAGCGGACATAAGATACTCTGACATTCATAAACTTAAGGGCTATTGTTACTTTTCTTTAGAACAATATGAAGATGCCTTGTCTGAATATAAAGCATTGCAAGACGAGATAAAAGCATTTAATCGGATTCCAGATGATTATTTCTATACTCAGCCCAAGTATTTATTGTCACTGTGTAGGTGTGGAGATCAGAGTGAAGCCTTATCACGTATGCAAGACTTTGCCAACATCCTAAATGATTATATAGGTATTATAGATACTGTTGAGTGGGAAACCTTGGTGCGTATATTCCACGCGATTCTTTTTTTGTGCACGGATACATTTCATTACAGATCCGGATATCTGGCTGAGGCAAGAGAAGGTCTTGTATCAACAAGAGAAATCCTATCTAAAACTGACGATAGAATAAAATTAAAAGATGAATACTTGGCTTATTGTATAGTATTACAGGGAGATGTTGAATCAGAATTAGGAAATAAAAGTACGGCTAAAAAGTTTTACGATGAAGCATACAGATTTACAGCCAGTCATTTTGGTAATGACCATCCAAGAACTCTACAGTGTAAGAAAAAGCTAGGGATATTAAGATAG
- a CDS encoding replication initiation protein produces the protein MSETKNVVGGNAAMKAEDRNELIVRSKDYKKSNELINAMGIGTALSQKLFAVGMLNMHIDETNNVVATIRGSQLRKLFNSTSGSLYQHIEELCDQQMKGSTIFQWQLLFKDKEKGKIEAHQVVTDAYFKDGTLTLRYNNFLTDKITNLKKGYTTLSLSETLSLKSIYSLRMYEIFKSAYDYQKAIKKTIVCCVIEYSLVELKLELGIITTGGNKEIKAELEKEYPDYERIGTLVDAMGKKVDNRYKEYKVFNRCVLSKVKEELNGKTCIEMDYESIKSGKRVVGVRFFINRRDLSDETVTAEEFNEDDILDDLYEIMHENFKLSELKEILRTADYNSDKVKKSYEYMRNYNIEIENSMAFMKECIKKEYYLHPQKSFERKNGTLLQNFMQREQDFSELEEKLLDN, from the coding sequence GTGAGTGAAACCAAAAATGTTGTTGGAGGAAATGCTGCAATGAAAGCAGAAGACCGTAACGAACTTATAGTTAGGAGCAAGGACTATAAGAAGTCAAATGAACTTATTAATGCAATGGGAATAGGCACTGCCCTTAGTCAAAAACTTTTTGCAGTAGGAATGCTCAACATGCATATAGATGAGACCAACAATGTTGTGGCAACAATACGAGGGTCTCAACTCAGAAAGCTATTTAATTCCACTTCGGGATCTTTGTACCAACATATAGAAGAACTATGCGACCAGCAGATGAAAGGCTCAACCATCTTTCAATGGCAGCTTCTTTTCAAAGATAAAGAGAAAGGGAAGATTGAAGCACATCAAGTGGTAACAGATGCTTATTTCAAGGATGGAACACTTACGCTGAGATATAACAACTTCCTTACAGATAAGATTACAAATCTGAAAAAGGGCTATACTACACTAAGTCTTTCTGAAACACTTAGCCTTAAGAGCATTTATTCGCTTAGAATGTATGAGATTTTTAAATCTGCGTATGATTATCAGAAGGCCATAAAAAAGACTATTGTTTGTTGCGTAATAGAATACTCTCTTGTTGAACTGAAGCTTGAATTAGGAATCATTACAACTGGTGGTAATAAGGAAATAAAGGCCGAGCTTGAGAAAGAATATCCTGATTATGAAAGGATAGGTACGTTGGTTGATGCAATGGGGAAAAAGGTGGACAACCGATATAAGGAATACAAGGTGTTTAATAGATGTGTCCTAAGTAAAGTCAAGGAAGAACTTAATGGAAAAACCTGCATAGAAATGGATTATGAATCAATAAAGAGCGGAAAAAGGGTTGTTGGAGTCAGATTTTTTATCAACAGGCGGGACTTATCTGATGAAACTGTAACTGCTGAAGAATTCAATGAAGATGATATTTTGGACGATTTGTATGAAATAATGCATGAAAACTTTAAGCTTAGTGAGCTTAAGGAAATCCTTAGGACAGCTGATTATAACTCTGATAAAGTAAAGAAATCATATGAGTACATGCGGAACTATAATATAGAAATTGAAAATTCCATGGCCTTTATGAAGGAGTGTATCAAAAAAGAGTATTATTTGCATCCCCAGAAATCTTTTGAACGCAAGAATGGTACATTGCTGCAAAACTTCATGCAGCGAGAACAAGACTTTAGTGAATTAGAAGAAAAACTTTTGGATAATTGA
- a CDS encoding cold-shock protein, producing the protein MDGIIKKYYDDRGFGFIKADDRDFFFHVSDVVNGTNSIVTGIRVRFDVGSNNKGEKAENVKIISDSKFITIDNTRIKMSNIKEYGVSKAKPSYKTYVYTLEEYKETQQEPKKKGIIEALIEFSMEMNREANRNVSRTVPRKYILKKTTELVDVCDVAPYEGGIWSCDLDEPFIAMIDNFEYYDKWLKYEDRINNTSTETSKKPFDAGDRHTRKIVRDDSFVGHVFASKCELIKGDFFLREEDFVKVAGEEYLYVTTYQGDNFVFYASNIDIKKNIDMLDQYFSSLE; encoded by the coding sequence ATGGATGGCATTATTAAAAAATACTATGATGACAGAGGATTTGGATTCATCAAAGCGGATGATAGGGACTTTTTCTTCCATGTTAGTGATGTCGTGAATGGAACTAATTCTATTGTCACTGGAATAAGAGTCCGTTTTGATGTAGGCAGCAACAACAAGGGCGAAAAAGCAGAAAATGTCAAAATAATATCTGATTCTAAGTTCATCACCATTGACAATACTCGTATTAAGATGAGTAATATAAAGGAATATGGCGTGTCTAAGGCTAAACCCAGTTACAAGACATATGTATATACTTTGGAAGAATATAAGGAAACGCAACAAGAGCCAAAGAAAAAGGGAATTATTGAAGCATTAATAGAGTTTTCGATGGAAATGAATCGAGAAGCTAATAGAAATGTTTCTAGGACTGTGCCTAGGAAATATATATTGAAGAAGACTACAGAATTAGTTGATGTTTGTGATGTTGCACCGTATGAAGGAGGCATCTGGAGTTGTGATTTAGACGAACCGTTCATAGCTATGATAGATAATTTTGAATATTATGATAAATGGCTCAAATATGAAGACAGGATTAATAATACATCTACAGAAACTTCAAAGAAACCTTTTGATGCTGGTGATCGACATACACGCAAAATCGTAAGGGATGATTCTTTTGTTGGACATGTTTTTGCTTCAAAATGTGAATTAATTAAAGGCGATTTTTTCTTACGCGAAGAAGATTTTGTCAAAGTAGCTGGTGAAGAGTATCTGTACGTTACTACATACCAAGGTGATAACTTCGTATTCTATGCGTCCAATATTGATATAAAAAAGAACATCGATATGTTGGATCAATACTTTAGCTCCTTAGAATGA
- a CDS encoding HTH domain-containing protein — translation MMIRSTDKAARLLCINEYLNTGKNINLQSLADDFGVSKRTIQRDMDEIKAFYANEIVREGKYRNVYFDKRTNSYRLD, via the coding sequence ATGATGATAAGATCAACTGATAAGGCTGCACGACTTTTATGTATTAATGAGTATCTTAATACAGGTAAGAATATAAATCTTCAATCTCTTGCGGACGACTTTGGTGTTAGTAAACGCACTATACAGAGAGATATGGATGAAATTAAAGCCTTTTACGCAAATGAAATTGTAAGAGAAGGAAAGTATCGGAACGTTTATTTCGACAAAAGAACCAACAGTTATCGTTTAGACTAA
- a CDS encoding ATP-binding protein, protein MPLTNNQYNSIMQQYEALHIRHRRERENRLQRIYDTIPEYKKLEEQTASASVEFGKRIISGESLDKGLLASKLNDLAAQKEKLLKDAGYASDFLEIGYVCKDCKDTGYIGNEKCHCFKQKIIETLYDKSNLRAMTKECNFENMTDSYYKGEDLTRFKGAKKAAEEFIASFNIDYQNLFFFGTVGTGKSFMSICIADELLKKGNSVIYFSSIGLFELISEYAFDFKNKAWLRTVYDDLYECDLLVVDDLGTEIMGSFVAKELFSLLEERGNRKKSTIITTNYSLEGLQSIYSDRIFSRITGNYKLLRLTGPDIRKEKKLAKKGKKSE, encoded by the coding sequence ATGCCTCTTACAAATAACCAATACAATAGCATTATGCAACAGTATGAAGCTTTGCATATTCGCCATAGGCGGGAACGAGAAAATAGATTGCAAAGAATATACGATACCATCCCTGAGTATAAGAAACTTGAAGAACAAACTGCTTCTGCAAGTGTGGAGTTTGGAAAACGTATCATATCTGGAGAGAGCCTGGATAAAGGTCTTTTAGCGTCGAAGTTAAATGATTTAGCAGCTCAAAAAGAGAAGCTTTTAAAGGATGCAGGTTATGCATCCGACTTTTTGGAAATTGGATATGTGTGCAAAGACTGCAAGGACACAGGTTATATAGGAAATGAAAAATGCCATTGTTTTAAGCAGAAAATTATAGAGACTCTATATGATAAATCCAATCTCCGGGCCATGACTAAAGAATGTAATTTTGAAAACATGACTGATTCATATTATAAGGGCGAAGATCTTACTAGATTTAAAGGCGCAAAGAAGGCTGCGGAAGAGTTTATAGCTTCATTTAACATTGATTATCAGAACCTTTTCTTTTTTGGCACAGTTGGCACGGGTAAAAGCTTTATGTCTATTTGTATTGCAGATGAGCTTTTAAAGAAAGGTAATTCAGTTATTTATTTCAGTTCAATTGGCCTTTTTGAGCTGATATCAGAGTACGCATTTGACTTTAAAAATAAAGCATGGTTAAGGACAGTATACGATGACTTGTACGAATGCGATCTTCTTGTAGTTGATGATCTTGGAACTGAGATTATGGGAAGCTTCGTAGCAAAAGAACTTTTTTCTCTACTTGAAGAGCGAGGTAATCGGAAAAAGTCGACAATCATAACCACGAATTATTCGCTTGAAGGACTGCAGAGTATTTATTCTGACAGGATTTTTTCAAGAATTACTGGAAATTATAAGTTACTAAGGCTGACTGGACCGGATATTCGTAAAGAAAAAAAACTTGCTAAAAAGGGTAAAAAAAGTGAGTGA
- a CDS encoding caspase family protein: MKRIAILIGNDNYDNPDQRLKCAVNDATALEQKLKEVQFDTSLFTDIGRYDLASEITDFSRKLDSYDVGLFFFAGHGFQVKGENYIACKDTQFEDDISISHTAYKLQEIIEDFDNSSLKIKILIVDACRTMPNSTRGSNSTFAPIMAPKGTIIAFATSPGQGAKEDPVSGHGYYTKALLKHLLTKNISIEEMFKRVRNTVYMETQGKQITWEHTSLLGDFSFNDYSSVDSDMAYSKIALADADYEPVNHAVCYEMIKMALTYDFNEQNRIPSMLDRNKLQVVKEAPDDIFVLGRVLYQASHRAFNVQHYFEQLHEKLTSYPADMAEHLLNGMAYEMFFDDSGKLRRVFDMNAFSKNVLEELWSDRFNKCGKYIYSQLKEYSQNIIYFPGKKLDFEVFLKEYEDPYADCKVYRISEIFLDGINVMYNSDGTDYYSIDDDYRFGYSALGLNEVETKVIERVAGSRRGVNIQFDIEDKAKEDNKIKVYWSDGFRLLKYID, from the coding sequence GTGAAGAGGATAGCAATCCTTATTGGAAATGACAATTATGATAATCCAGATCAAAGATTAAAATGTGCGGTGAATGACGCTACGGCATTAGAGCAAAAACTCAAAGAAGTACAGTTTGATACATCATTATTTACTGATATTGGAAGATATGACTTAGCTAGTGAAATTACAGATTTTTCCAGAAAATTAGACAGTTATGATGTCGGATTATTCTTTTTTGCCGGGCATGGCTTTCAGGTTAAGGGAGAGAACTATATAGCATGTAAAGATACTCAATTTGAGGATGATATATCTATTTCACATACAGCCTATAAACTTCAAGAAATAATTGAGGATTTTGATAATAGCTCGCTAAAAATCAAAATACTGATTGTAGATGCTTGCCGTACAATGCCTAATAGCACTAGGGGAAGCAATAGCACTTTTGCACCAATAATGGCGCCTAAAGGAACAATTATAGCATTTGCTACCTCTCCAGGGCAGGGTGCCAAGGAAGATCCAGTTAGTGGACATGGATATTATACAAAAGCATTGCTCAAACACCTTTTAACTAAGAATATTTCTATTGAAGAAATGTTTAAAAGAGTGAGAAATACAGTATATATGGAGACCCAAGGTAAGCAAATTACATGGGAACATACTTCATTATTGGGGGATTTTTCGTTTAATGATTATAGCAGTGTCGATTCGGACATGGCATATAGCAAAATTGCTTTGGCAGATGCTGATTATGAACCTGTTAATCATGCAGTATGTTATGAAATGATTAAGATGGCATTGACGTATGATTTTAATGAGCAAAATCGAATACCATCTATGCTTGATAGAAATAAATTACAGGTAGTTAAGGAAGCACCGGATGATATTTTTGTATTGGGGAGGGTTCTGTATCAGGCCTCGCATAGGGCTTTTAATGTTCAGCATTATTTTGAACAATTACATGAAAAATTAACATCGTATCCAGCCGATATGGCTGAACATCTCTTAAATGGTATGGCTTATGAGATGTTTTTTGATGATTCTGGTAAGCTTCGACGAGTTTTTGATATGAATGCATTTTCTAAGAATGTTCTGGAAGAACTTTGGAGTGACAGGTTTAATAAATGTGGTAAATATATTTACTCTCAGTTAAAGGAGTACTCACAAAACATTATTTATTTTCCTGGGAAAAAATTAGACTTTGAAGTTTTCCTAAAGGAATATGAGGATCCTTATGCTGATTGTAAGGTATATCGAATATCAGAAATCTTTTTGGATGGAATCAACGTTATGTATAATTCAGACGGAACTGATTACTATTCCATAGATGATGATTATAGGTTTGGATATTCGGCATTAGGCTTAAATGAAGTTGAGACTAAGGTAATTGAGCGAGTTGCAGGCTCAAGAAGAGGCGTTAATATTCAGTTTGATATTGAAGATAAAGCAAAAGAAGATAATAAGATAAAGGTTTACTGGAGTGATGGCTTTAGACTATTGAAGTATATTGATTGA
- a CDS encoding SWIM zinc finger family protein has product MGLIELASGNSVWRGMDYYNAKKTKSVEKTGPYTYDGTVRGEQLYHVHIDKEHPRRSMCTCPFAEGRRVICKHMIALYFTAEPKAAEDFLKQVEEWEKEEEEEEQRHYEELREYVYSLSKAELQQLYLEALIEEEERRNRYW; this is encoded by the coding sequence ATGGGGCTGATTGAACTTGCCAGTGGAAATTCAGTATGGCGTGGAATGGATTATTACAATGCCAAGAAAACGAAATCTGTAGAGAAGACAGGTCCGTATACATACGATGGAACTGTTCGGGGTGAGCAGCTTTATCATGTTCACATAGACAAGGAGCATCCGAGGAGATCTATGTGTACATGTCCTTTTGCTGAGGGTAGGAGAGTTATCTGTAAGCACATGATAGCTCTTTATTTCACTGCGGAGCCAAAGGCGGCAGAAGACTTCCTTAAGCAGGTTGAGGAATGGGAAAAAGAGGAAGAAGAGGAAGAACAGCGCCACTATGAGGAGCTTAGAGAGTATGTTTACAGTTTAAGCAAGGCTGAACTGCAGCAGCTATATCTTGAGGCGCTTATTGAAGAGGAAGAACGAAGGAATAGGTATTGGTGA